The following are encoded in a window of Gossypium raimondii isolate GPD5lz chromosome 13, ASM2569854v1, whole genome shotgun sequence genomic DNA:
- the LOC105781715 gene encoding LOW QUALITY PROTEIN: beta-galactosidase-like (The sequence of the model RefSeq protein was modified relative to this genomic sequence to represent the inferred CDS: inserted 3 bases in 3 codons) has product HSNALNVTHDSRSIIIDGNHRIVLSGSIHYPRSTAQMWPDLIRKAKEGGLDAVETYVFWNAHEPTRRQYDFSGNLDLIRFLKTIQDQGLYAILRLGPYTCAEWNYGGFPVWLHNMPGVSLRTKNDVFMNEMXNFTTLIVDMVXKEKLFASQGGNIILAQVENEYGNVMEPYGDEGKSYINWCAQMADSLDIGVPWIMCQQAAPPKPMLETCNGWYCDEYKPKDPNTPKLWTENWTGWFKSWGGXDPFRTNEDLAYSVARFFQKGGTLQNYYMYHGGTNFGRTSGGPYITTTYDYNAPLDEYGILNQPKWGHLKQLHDVLHSIEYILTNGDVKMKNSKNLVMATIYETKEKSSCFLSNTNTKIDANVNFGGINYFVPAWSISILPDCREEAYNTAKVSAQTSLMVKKLNKAEDEPSSLKWMWRPELIESTSVQGRGDVSVNKIVDQKDMANDASDYLWYMTSINVAKDDPMLNGTVTLRVNDTGHVLHAFFNGEYIGSQWSKYGNNNVTYVFERNINLSLGKNLISLLSVTVGFKNYGPMFDLVGAGITSPIELVLNKNVVKDLSSNKWTYKVGLNGISNKFFDIDCASKSSSKWVSDPIPIYRNFTWYKTTFKAPLGNKPVVVDLLGLGKGMAWVNGHSLGRYWPSYIADKQLCKTETCDYRGRYSDSKCVSKCGEPTQRWYHVPRSFLKDSENTLVLFEEFGGNPSGVQFQTVEIGSVCINTHEGKEVELSCQDRPISKIKFASFGSPQGVCGSFDKSEFDSEVDALSILERECLGKESCSFKIIKKIRRPSCEVKN; this is encoded by the exons CATTCGAATGCGCTTAATGTCACTCATGATTCAAGATCCATCATAATTGATGGAAATCATAGAATTGTCCTTTCGGGTTCGATTCATTATCCCAGAAGTACTGCTCAG atgtGGCCGGATCTTATAAGAAAAGCCAAAGAAGGTGGATTGGATGCGGTTGAAACATATGTTTTTTGGAATGCACATGAGCCAACTCGTCGTCAGTATGATTTTAGTGGAAATCTCGATCTTATTCGATTTCTTAAAACGATTCAAGACCAAGGTTTATATGCAATTCTTCGACTTGGACCTTATACCTGTGCTGAGTGGAATTATgg aggCTTTCCTGTATGGTTGCATAACATGCCTGGAGTTTCTCTTCGTACTAAAAACGATGTCTTTATG aatGAAA AAAACTTTACAACATTGATAGTTGATATGG AAAAAGAGAAACTATTTGCATCTCAAGGAGGAAATATCATTCTAGCTCAG gttgAGAATGAATATGGAAATGTTATGGAACCATATGGAGATGAGGggaaatcatatattaattgGTGTGCCCAAATGGCTGATTCTCTTGATATTGGTGTCCCGTGGATCATGTGTCAACAAGCTGCTCCACCAAAGCCTATg CTGGAGACATGCAATGGTTGGTATTGTGATGAATACAAACCAAAAGACCCTAATACCCCTAAATTGTGGACTGAAAATTGGACTGGATG gTTTAAGAGTTGGGGTG GCGACCCATTTAGAACAAATGAAGATCTTGCTTACTCTGTTGCTCGATTTTTCCAAAAGGGTGGTACACTACAAAATTATTACATG tATCATGGTGGTACCAATTTTGGTAGAACTTCTGGTGGCCCATATATTACCACTACATATGATTATAATGCACCTCTCGATGAATATG gaATTTTGAATCAACCAAAATGGGGACATTTGAAGCAGCTTCATGATGTTCTACATTCCATTGAGTATATTCTTACAAATGGAGACgttaaaatgaaaaactcaaagaatttaGTCATg GCTACTATTTATGAAACAAAGGAGAAATCAAGTTGTTTTTTGAGCAATacaaataccaaaatagatGCAAATGTCAACTTCGGAGGCATTAATTACTTTGTTCCAGCATGGTCTATTAGTATCCTTCCAGATTGTAGGGAGGAAGCATATAATACCGCTAAG gtttctGCTCAAACTTCATTGATGGTTAAGAAATTGAACAAAGCTGAAGATGAACCGAGTTCTTTGAAATGGATGTGGCGACCCGAGTTGATCGAATCTACTTCTGTTCAAGGAAGGGGAGATGTTTCCGTTAACAAGATTGTTGATCAAAAGGATATGGCAAATGATGCTAGTGATTATTTGTGGTATATGACAAG TATTAATGTTGCAAAAGATGATCCCATGTTGAATGGAACAGTGACACTTCGTGTCAATGATACTGGTCATGTTCTTCATGCTTTTTTCAATGGAGAATATATCG GTTCTCAATGGTCAAAATATGGTAACAACAACGTGACATATGTTTTCGAGAGGAACATCAACCTATCCCTCGGGAAAAACTTGATATCATTACTTAGTGTCACTGTTGGATTCaag AACTATGGTCCAATGTTTGATCTGGTTGGAGCTGGAATTACATCACCAATTGAGCTAGTTTTGAACAAAAATGTTGTCAAGGATTTGTCTTCAAATAAATGGACATATAAAGTTGGTTTGAATGGGATTTCGAACAAGTTTTTTGACATAGATTGTGCttcaaaatcatcatccaaATGGGTTTCCGACCCTATTCCGATTTACAGGAACTTCACTTGGTACAAG aCAACATTCAAAGCTCCGTTGGGGAATAAACCAGTTGTTGTGGATTTACTAGGTTTAGGAAAGGGCATGGCTTGGGTGAATGGTCATAGCCTTGGTAGATATTGGCCATCTTATATAGCTGATAAGCAGCTTTGTAAGACAGAGACTTGTGATTATCGTGGTAGATACAGTGATAGTAAATGTGTCTCTAAGTGCGGTGAACCTACCCAAAGATG GTACCATGTTCCTCGATCATTTCTTAAAGACAGTGAGAACACTTTGGTATTGTTTGAGGAATTTGGTGGTAATCCTTCCGGTGTACAATTCCAAACCGTTGAAATCGGATCGGTTTGCATAAATACTCACGAAGGAAAAGAAGTGGAATTATCATGCCAAGATCGACCAATTTCAAAGATTAAGTTTGCTAGTTTTGGTAGTCCACAAGGTGTGTGCGGATCTTTTGACAAAAGTGAATTTGACTCGGAAGTGGATGCTTTATCAATTCTTGAAAGG GAATGTCTGGGTAAAGAATCGTGCTCCTTCAAAATTATCAAGAAAATTCGAAGACCTTCTTGTGAAGTCAAAAATTAG
- the LOC105783727 gene encoding LOW QUALITY PROTEIN: uncharacterized protein LOC105783727 (The sequence of the model RefSeq protein was modified relative to this genomic sequence to represent the inferred CDS: inserted 1 base in 1 codon; substituted 1 base at 1 genomic stop codon) codes for MAEDFAKAVEDGLKLAKRVYLGKDSRTVARRMAPPLMERSTNWYLPSAPMVYAVISDPRMVDNPDMPSYQPYVHGMYDPPALIPLQMMGVNLNVDCYVDTAIIVVAGTWRIHCVMGSRSCDCLIAVPMGNQGSILGVEVDLPTKSYVTELIGEQESKGIGKIARPEDGGFLKPHIFTLTIPQIDGGTNISIKIRWSQMLSYNAGRFSLTVPFCFPEYVTPAIKKISKKEKIELNVNSSVANGILCKATSHPLKEIRRHEGKFSFLYEAEIFKWSNTDFRFSYSVSSGNIFGGILLQSLYDYDQSDMFCIYLFPGSEQNRKVFKKEVVFVVDISESMQGRPLESTKSAISAALSKLSPEDSFNIIAFSNEAFQFSTSMELASKDAIERATAWISMKYTVGGSTNLFIPLEKAADMLSNTRGSIPMIFLVTDGSVEDERNICHWMQKRLTNQGVLCPSIHTFGIGSFCNHYFLRMLAVIGRGEYGAAFDLDSIEVQMNKLFSKGLSTVLANITIDAFDDCEEIEVYSSRVPDLSLESPLTIXWRYQGSFPXNLKVEGILGDLSSFTMDLKIRRAKDIPLDSVLARRQIDLLTAQAWFSENKRLEEKVAKLSIQSCNISEYTRMTLLEKNIMKHFGAWKKKGDPQKIVESEPPEMILLQRLSVGFGDPIATAENIRPGSQEPELPEVAKIFIKTTSNYFGGICNRCCCMGCIRCCSKMNNQCATTLTQLCTALACIGCLHCCSESCCPNQDD; via the exons ATGGCGGAGGATTTTGCAAAGGCGGTGGAGGACGGTCTGAAGTTAGCGAAACGGGTATACTTAGGAAAAGACAGTAGAACGGTGGCGCGTCGTATGGCACCACCGTTAATGGAGAGGTCAACGAATTGGTACTTACCTTCAGCTCCGATGGTTTACGCTGTTATATCCGACCCGAGAATGGTTGACAACCCGGATATGCCGAGTTACCAGCCTTACGTGCATGGAATGTATGACCCACCGGCTTTGATTCCTCTTCAGATGATGGGTGTTAATTTAAACGTGGATTGTTATGTGGATACCGCTATTATTGTAGTTGCAGGTACGTGGAGGATTCATTGCGTTATGGGTAGCCGTTCTTGTGATTGTCTTATTGCTGTCCCTATGGGTAACCAG GGTTCAATTCTAGGTGTTGAAGTTGATCTTCCTACAAAATCTTATGTTACTGAACTGATTGGAGAACAAGAAAGTAAGGGTATTGGAAAGATAGCAAGACCAGAAGATGGAGGATTTTTGAAGCctcatatatttactttaacGATACCGCAG ATCGATGGTGGTACTAATATTTCGATTAAGATTCGTTGGTCTCAGATGTTGTCGTATAACGCGGGCCGGTTTTCGTTGACTGTACCGTTTTGTTTTCCGGAGTATGTTACCCCTGCTATAAAGAAAATTTCGAAGAAGGAAAAGATAGAATTGAATGTGAACTCTAGTGTAGCGAATGGAATCTTGTGCAAGGCAACTAGTCATCCTTTGAAG GAAATAAGACGCCATGAAGGGAAGTTCAGTTTCTTATATGAAGCTGAAATTTTCAAATGGTCGAATACTGACTTCCGCTTCTCTTATAGT GTTTCTTCCGGTAACATATTTGGAGGCATACTTTTGCAGTCTTTATATGATTACGACCAAAGTGATATGTTCTGTATTTATCTTTTCCCTGGAAGTGAGCAGAATAGGAAG GTGTTCAAAAAGGAAGTCGTATTTGTTGTTGATATAAGTGAAAGCATGCAAGGGAGACCACTCGAGAGTACCAAGAGTGCAATATCTGCAGCCCTTTCTAAGCTCAGTCCAGAAGATTCGTTTAACATTATAGCTTTTAGTAATGAggcttttcaattttcaacatcCATGGAGTTGGCTTCGAAGGACGCGATTGAAAGGGCCACTGCTTGGATTAGTATGAAATATACCGTGGGGGGCAGTACAAATTTGTTTATTCCACTGGAAAAG GCGGCTGACATGCTATCAAACACGCGAGGTTCAATTCCTATGATTTTTCTTGTTACTGATGGGTCTGTCGAAGATGAGAGAAACATTTGTCACTGGATGCAAAAGCGTTTGACAAATCAAGGAGTGTTATGTCCATCCATCCATACTTTCGGCATAG GTTCATTCTGTAATCATTATTTCCTGCGCATGCTTGCCGTGATTGGCCGGGGGGAATATGGTGCTGCTTTCGATTTAG ATTCTATTGAGGTTCagatgaataaattatttagcaAAGGTTTATCTACTGTTCTCGCAAACATCACCATTGATGCATTTGATGATTGTGAAGAAATAGAG GTGTACTCTTCACGGGTTCCTGACCTTTCACTTGAAAGTCCATTGACCATATAATGGAGGTACCAGGGCAGTTTTC ACAACCTTAAAGTTGAAGGTATATTAGGTGATTTGAGTAGCTTTACAATGGACTTGAAGATACGGAGGGCTAAGGATATACCTCTTGACAGC GTGTTAGCAAGACGGCAGATTGATCTACTAACAGCTCAGGCTTGGTTTTCAGAAAATAAACGGCTCGAGGAGAAG GTTGCAAAGTTGAGCATACAAAGTTGCAACATCTCCGAGTATACCCGAATGACCCTTCTcgagaaaaatataatgaaacaTTTTGGAGCTTGGAAG AAGAAAGGTGATCCACAGAAAATCGTGGAATCTGAACCGCCCGAAATGATACTGCTTCAAAGACTTTCAGTTGGCTTCGGTGACCCGATTGCAACTGCCGAAAACATTCGTCCTGGATCTCAAGAACCAGAATTGCCCGAAGTTGCCAAGATATTTATTAAGACAACCTCGAATTACTTCGGTGGGATATGTAATCGATGCTGTTGCATGGGCTGCATCCGGTGTTGTTCGAAGATGAATAATCAATGTGCCACCACGTTAACACAGCTATGCACCGCCCTGGCATGCATCGGCTGCCTTCATTGTTGCTCAGAATCATGTTGTCCTAACCAAGACGATTGA